In Sphingobacterium zeae, one genomic interval encodes:
- a CDS encoding OsmC family protein yields MDNEVIVSIGKIPYTTTVHYGKHQLTVDEPKDLGGEDEGINPIPLLLSSLGSCKAITVKMYADRKDWPLEEVLVRLTHEVQTSEQQQTTYIQCYISFKGDLDEVQKQRLFKIAEKCPVHKIVTNPIIITSNHL; encoded by the coding sequence ATGGACAATGAAGTAATCGTTTCAATAGGGAAAATTCCCTATACAACCACAGTACACTACGGAAAGCATCAGCTAACAGTGGATGAACCAAAAGATTTAGGGGGTGAAGATGAGGGCATCAATCCCATTCCCTTACTACTATCCTCCTTAGGGAGCTGCAAGGCCATTACCGTAAAAATGTATGCTGACAGGAAGGACTGGCCCCTAGAAGAAGTATTGGTTCGTCTAACTCATGAAGTACAAACGAGTGAGCAACAACAAACCACCTATATACAATGCTATATTAGTTTTAAAGGAGATTTAGACGAAGTCCAAAAGCAGCGGCTATTTAAAATTGCTGAGAAGTGCCCCGTCCATAAAATAGTAACAAATCCTATTATAATAACGTCGAATCATTTGTAG